The following proteins are encoded in a genomic region of Coffea eugenioides isolate CCC68of chromosome 6, Ceug_1.0, whole genome shotgun sequence:
- the LOC113773292 gene encoding U-box domain-containing protein 34-like: MNREAEERGGGGGGGAETSTVAVAVKSSRGKGSRRAVRWAVEKMIWKAEPIVLVHVIPPVTSIPTPSGQRIPIEEVDAKILRLYVDDMKERSKQMLIPFKELCKRRRVEIVVLEGDSPASALVRYVADVGSSALVVGSCSPKYGCFRRKPKSSVVPSVLVRNAPESCDVFVVSRRGVIKNKPNSLLATEDSAKEFLVSKSEHHSLTVSKQLPWNSSSSTNSRTNKNSQLSSTSGFSGPDSHIQAYPVYSTTFLQQIHLADNTLDFETVQSRSSRPSTPSEQSNVDAEVERLRQELYSTLSMYNQACEDLVYVQKKVNLLSAECLEEERRVDAARQREEILRKVAAREREKHLEAMKEIEMAKDQCAKEANERQVAETNALNEFSQKQKIVEALFSEDKRYKRYTRDEIEEATGFFCEAKVIGSGAYGKVYKCSIDHTPVAIKVLQSDASDKKEEFLREVEVLSLLRHPHIVLLLGACPEIGCLVYEYMENGSLEDFILPGSGRAPLPWFIRFRIVYEVACGLAFLHNSGPEPIVHRDLKPGNILLDRNYVSKIGDVGLAKIISEVVPDNVTEYQDSILAGTICYMDPEYQRTGTVRPKSDLYALGIIALQLLTACRPNRAILKVENAIKTRSLSAALDKSISDWPLAEVKELAQMALKCCKLRCRDRPDLETELLPVLERLARFADVARKAGSGNFPAPSQYYCPILQEIMDDPHIAADGFTYEHIAIKTWLDRHDVSPVTKVRLQTKMLTPNHILRSAIQEWRSSVSF, from the exons ATGAATAGGGAGGCTGAGGAgcggggtggtggtggtggcggtGGTGCAGAGACGTCGACGGTGGCAGTGGCAGTAAAGAGCTCAAGAGGGAAAGGAAGCCGGCGTGCAGTCCGGTGGGCGGTTGAGAAGATGATATGGAAAGCCGAACCTATTGTGCTAGTCCATGTCATCCCTCCTGTTACTTCAATCCCTACTcctt CAGGACAGAGGATACCAATTGAAGAGGTGGACGCAAAGATACTGAGactatatgtagatgatatgaAAGAAAGGTCTAAGCAAATGCTTATACCTTTCAAGGAACTGTGTAAAAGAAGAAGG GTGGAAATTGTAGTGCTTGAGGGGGATAGTCCTGCGTCTGCACTTGTAAGATACGTAGCAGATGTGGGGAGTTCAGCTTTAGTAGTGGGTTCCTGCTCTCCCAAATACGGTTGCTTTAGAAG GAAGCCAAAGAGCTCTGTAGTGCCATCGGTTCTCGTAAGAAATGCTCCTGAAAGTTGTGATGTCTTTGTGGTGTCCAGACGTGGGGTTAtcaaaaataaaccaaattcCTTGTTGGCTACTG AGGATAGCGCAAAGGAGTTTTTGGTCAGTAAAAGCGAACACCATTCTCTGACAGTCAGTAAACAATTGCCTTGGAACAGTTCTTCGTCAACAAACTCAAGAACTAACAAAAACTCACAACTATCATCAACCTCTGGCTTTAGTGGTCCAGACTCTCATATTCAGGCCTATCCAGTATACTCTACCACTTTTCTGCAGCAGATTCATCTTGCGGACAATACCTTAGATTTTGAAACAGTTCAGAGTCGCTCCTCTCGACCTTCTACACCCTCGGAGCAG TCAAATGTCGATGCTGAAGTGGAGCGACTGCGACAAGAATTATACAGCACTCTTTCCATGTACAATCAAGCCTGTGAAGATCTGGTTTATGTCCAAAAGAAG GTCAACTTGCTTTCTGCTGAATGCcttgaagaagaaagaagagtgGATGCTGCAAGACAAAGAGAGGAGATTTTACGCAAAGTTGctgcaagagagagagagaagcatTTGGAGGCCATGAAGGAGATTGAAATGGCAAAGGATCAGTGTGCCAAGGAAGCTAATGAAAGACAAGTAGCAGAAACTAATGCCCTCAACGAGTTTTCTCAGAAGCAGAAAATTGTGGAAGCACTAttttcagaagacaaaaggtaCAAAAGGTACACTAGAGACGAAATTGAGGAGGCAACAGGTTTCTTCTGTGAGGCAAAGGTTATAGGTTCTGGAGCATATGGAAAAGTTTACAAATGCAGCATTGATCACACTCCCGTGGCCATTAAAGTCCTTCAGTCTGATGCATCAgacaaaaaggaagaatttcTGAGAGAG GTTGAAGTTCTTAGCCTACTACGTCACCCTCATATTGTTTTACTTCTTGGAGCCTGTCCAGAAATTGGTTGCCTGGTATATGAATATATGGAAAATGGCAGCCTGGAAGATTTTATACTTCCTGGAAGCGGCCGAGCTCCGCTTCCTTGGTTTATTCGTTTCCGGATTGTTTATGAAGTGGCCTGTGGACTTGCATTTTTACACAATTCAGGACCAGAGCCTATTGTCCATCGGGATCTGAAACCAGGAAATATACTCTTAGATAGAAATTATGTGAGCAAAATTGGAGACGTGGGCTTGGCAAAAATAATATCGGAGGTGGTGCCTGATAATGTAACAGAATACCAAGATTCTATTCTTGCTGGTACCATTTGTTACATGGATCCAGAGTATCAAAGGACTGGCACAGTAAGACCAAAATCTGATCTGTATGCTTTAGGAATCATAGCTCTTCAGCTGTTGACCGCTTGCCGTCCTAATAGAGCAATACTGAAGGTtgaaaatgccataaaaactagaTCCTTGTCAGCCGCACTAGATAAATCAATTTCAGACTGGCCATTGGCTGAAGTCAAAGAACTCGCTCAAATGGCTCTAAAATGCTGTAAACTTAGGTGCAGAGACAGGCCAGATCTTGAAACAGAGTTGCTCCCTGTTTTGGAAAGACTTGCCAGATTTGCTGATGTAGCTAGGAAAGCTGGCAGTGGCAATTTTCCTGCACCAAGCCAGTATTACTGCCCAATTCTTCAG GAAATAATGGATGATCCGCATATTGCAGCAGATGGTTTTACATATGAGCACATTGCGATTAAAACATGGCTTGACAGACATGATGTATCACCAGTAACGAAGGTTAGACTGCAGACGAAGATGCTTACCCCAAACCATATACTACGTTCAGCCATTCAAGAGTGGAGGTCAAGCGTCTCATTCTGA
- the LOC113773293 gene encoding uncharacterized protein LOC113773293 produces MASLLNPPLTLPQKKVNCGIGAAAATVTLPNGNFQPTVRTAGNHRHHLVVNAKSSTQADMLEKDSVSIEGVDDKSDFGVVSMHHVGILCENLERSLDFYQNILGLKINEARPHDKLPYRGAWLWVGSEMIHLMELPNPDPLTGRPEHGGRDRHTCIAIRDVPKLKAILDKAGIAYTLSRSGRPAIFTRDPDANALEFTQVEA; encoded by the exons ATGGCTTCTCTACTGAACCCACCTCTAACTTTGCCTCAAAAAAAG GTCAATTGCGGAATTGGTGCTGCTGCTGCAACAGTTACTCTACCAAACGGAAACTTTCAGCCTACTGTAAGAACTGCTGGAAATCATAGGCATCATTTGGTGGTAAACGCTAAATCATCTACACAAGCAGATATGCTTGAGAAAGATTCTGTCAGTATTGAAGGTGTTGATGACAAGAGTG ATTTTGGAGTTGTAAGTATGCATCATGTTGGGATCTtatgtgagaaccttgaaaggTCACTGGACTTTTACCAGAATATACTTG GTCTAAAAATAAATGAGGCACGACCACACGATAAGCTTCCATATAGGGGTGCTTGGTTGTGGGTTGGTTCTGAGATGATACATTTGATGGAGCTTCCAAATCCTGACCCGCTAACAGGCAGGCCCGAACATGGGGGTCGAGATCGGCATACTTGCATAGCAATTCGAGATGTGCCAAAGCTGAAAGCAATTCTGGATAAAGCTG GTATTGCATACACCCTTAGTCGCTCTGGAAGGCCAGCCATATTTACACGTGATCCAGATGCCAATGCACTAGAATTCACGCAAGTGGAGGCCTGA